From Bacteroidota bacterium, a single genomic window includes:
- a CDS encoding intradiol ring-cleavage dioxygenase — MKRNYQFIPVVVLWISLFGCNAQINETKENITKPAHVGGAFENNLFAYYGIPKSIMAVDTSPGWNLAGEKLLLTGTVYEPNGTTPASNVLLYYYQTNTEGRYIHRSEEMRSMPPNEKGQTHGYIRGWVKTDSLGRYFIYTVRPGVYPTLDAPAHVHATIKEPGDMNEYYIDDFIFDDDKLLNTAYRMKMENRGGSGVLRLVYKDNIAIGERNIILGLNIPQYPVKYTSPILSGVNVGEDVMSFIPHHAWGPYKGTRTCPVCKYAWYQGILYFVGNNPDWEEIKQWLSFLENESRKREKYLKVYFVYGNEHDYNKNNRQSELEKIGKQLKLEKVALTHVPSFTDSESEIDLIKINQEVDNTFIIFKRCKTMAKFVNLKPSKENFHSISQVLDQSVNEYFKLPKGK; from the coding sequence ATGAAAAGAAATTATCAATTTATACCAGTTGTTGTTTTATGGATTTCATTGTTTGGTTGCAATGCACAAATCAATGAAACAAAGGAAAATATAACCAAGCCGGCTCATGTGGGTGGGGCGTTTGAAAACAACCTTTTTGCTTATTACGGAATTCCAAAAAGTATAATGGCGGTTGATACTAGCCCGGGTTGGAATTTGGCAGGTGAGAAACTTTTGTTAACCGGAACAGTATACGAACCTAACGGAACTACCCCGGCATCAAATGTTTTGTTATACTATTATCAAACCAATACCGAAGGAAGATATATACATCGCTCAGAAGAAATGCGCAGCATGCCACCAAATGAGAAGGGGCAAACACATGGATACATTCGTGGTTGGGTTAAAACAGATTCGCTTGGACGATATTTTATTTATACAGTGCGACCGGGAGTATATCCTACCCTTGATGCCCCGGCACATGTGCATGCTACTATTAAGGAGCCTGGAGATATGAATGAATATTATATTGATGATTTTATTTTTGATGATGATAAGTTACTTAACACTGCCTACCGCATGAAAATGGAAAACCGGGGTGGCAGTGGAGTGTTGCGTCTAGTTTATAAAGACAACATAGCCATAGGCGAACGCAACATTATTCTTGGCTTGAATATTCCTCAATATCCGGTGAAATACACATCTCCAATTCTTTCGGGTGTGAATGTGGGAGAAGATGTTATGTCATTTATACCGCATCATGCATGGGGGCCCTACAAGGGGACTAGAACATGTCCCGTGTGCAAATATGCATGGTACCAAGGTATACTCTATTTTGTGGGCAACAATCCCGACTGGGAAGAAATAAAACAATGGTTATCTTTTTTAGAAAACGAAAGCAGAAAGCGCGAAAAATATCTTAAGGTTTATTTTGTGTATGGCAATGAACATGATTATAACAAAAACAACAGACAAAGCGAGTTGGAAAAAATTGGCAAGCAATTGAAGTTAGAAAAAGTGGCATTAACACATGTACCTTCGTTTACCGACAGCGAATCTGAAATTGATTTAATTAAAATAAACCAGGAGGTAGATAACACCTTTATAATTTTCAAGCGTTGTAAAACGATGGCAAAGTTTGTCAATTTAAAACCGAGTAAAGAAAATTTTCATTCAATTAGCCAGGTGCTCGATCAGTCGGTTAACGAATACTTTAAGTTGCCAAAAGGAAAATAA
- a CDS encoding helix-turn-helix transcriptional regulator — protein MPIVVNIDVMMARRKMSLNELSEKIDLTLSNLSILKTGKAKAIRFTTLESICNALECQPGDILEFVPEKKKSSR, from the coding sequence ATGCCTATTGTAGTTAATATAGATGTGATGATGGCAAGGCGCAAAATGTCGCTAAATGAGCTATCAGAAAAAATTGATCTGACACTTTCAAATCTTTCGATTTTGAAAACCGGGAAGGCTAAAGCAATACGTTTTACAACGCTTGAATCTATTTGTAATGCACTCGAATGTCAGCCAGGCGATATTCTCGAATTCGTACCAGAAAAGAAAAAGTCGTCTCGCTAA
- a CDS encoding DUF2975 domain-containing protein, producing MSKEKTYVFIGLQVVAWIIFVALCIEAGALLVNFVFSLFKPEIVKNLYEKMDLSDMYLRSKWAYFTMYTFLLCISFMKAFLFYLVIKMLMKLDLSKPFNSFVARQINLMSFFTLAIGLFGYIARQTAKDLMQKGYNVDSLEKFWGDSQAFILMAAVIYVIACIFAKGVELQNENDLTV from the coding sequence ATGTCAAAAGAAAAGACCTATGTATTTATCGGGCTTCAAGTTGTTGCCTGGATCATATTTGTTGCACTGTGCATAGAAGCAGGTGCTTTATTAGTAAATTTTGTTTTTAGCTTGTTCAAGCCTGAAATTGTAAAGAACCTATATGAGAAAATGGACTTAAGTGATATGTACCTTCGAAGCAAATGGGCCTATTTTACAATGTATACATTTCTCCTTTGCATTTCGTTTATGAAGGCCTTCTTATTCTATCTGGTTATCAAGATGCTAATGAAGCTTGATTTATCAAAACCATTCAACAGTTTCGTGGCCAGGCAAATTAACTTAATGAGTTTTTTCACCTTAGCTATTGGACTCTTTGGATACATTGCACGACAAACGGCAAAAGATTTAATGCAAAAAGGATATAATGTTGATAGTTTAGAAAAGTTTTGGGGCGACAGTCAGGCATTTATATTAATGGCTGCAGTTATCTATGTAATTGCGTGCATATTTGCCAAAGGAGTTGAATTGCAAAACGAAAACGATTTAACTGTATAA
- a CDS encoding energy transducer TonB, translating into MRNQITKLTCSVSFLLGKGKFLLIVMLLFLLVGRLVAQGEYEVCEMEAESAWEGDTIALQKFVTTCGKVDTLNLDSLNERTSKNPTYQRITMKLNNGKVIRSDSIYFVAETMPQFKNGTMDIINYMSHQIQYPAKAKNDKIAGTVLVSFIVGRDGTVSNVKIVKGLPGGLSEEAIRVVSQMPKWTPGKMHGMPVRVKYTMPVRFKLS; encoded by the coding sequence ATGAGAAACCAAATTACTAAGCTGACATGCAGTGTCAGTTTCCTTTTAGGCAAAGGCAAATTTTTACTAATCGTGATGCTACTATTTTTACTAGTCGGCCGTCTTGTTGCACAAGGTGAATATGAAGTATGCGAAATGGAAGCAGAATCAGCTTGGGAAGGCGATACCATTGCACTTCAAAAATTTGTAACCACCTGCGGCAAGGTTGATACACTAAATCTTGATTCTCTTAATGAGCGCACAAGTAAAAACCCAACCTATCAGCGTATTACCATGAAACTAAATAACGGTAAAGTTATACGTTCTGATAGTATATATTTTGTTGCCGAAACAATGCCCCAATTTAAGAATGGCACCATGGATATTATCAACTACATGAGTCATCAAATACAATATCCTGCTAAAGCAAAAAATGATAAAATAGCAGGCACTGTGCTTGTAAGTTTTATTGTTGGCCGAGATGGCACCGTGAGTAACGTAAAGATTGTGAAAGGGCTGCCGGGAGGTTTAAGCGAAGAAGCCATTCGAGTGGTTAGCCAAATGCCTAAATGGACCCCTGGAAAAATGCATGGCATGCCGGTACGTGTTAAATATACTATGCCTGTACGTTTCAAACTCAGTTAG
- a CDS encoding TerC family protein codes for MTDVLIPLFSLIALEVILGIDNIIFISILADKLPEHQRNKLRYWGIGLAVVLRLGLLAFISWILKLDQTLFTLWQIDFSGKGLILIAGGLFLLYKSTKEIYYKSEIASEETPAIPAKISFGRMLTEVIILDIVFSIDSIITAVGMVQELWIMYTAVIVTVIIVLAASKPISNFIRQHPSFKILALCFLMMIGVALLAEGMHFKIPKGYIYFSMAFAFLVDIIQMKTIKKPQG; via the coding sequence ATGACAGATGTATTGATACCGTTATTCTCCTTAATTGCCTTAGAGGTAATATTGGGTATAGACAACATAATTTTCATATCGATACTTGCCGATAAACTTCCCGAGCATCAGCGTAATAAACTACGATATTGGGGAATAGGATTGGCCGTAGTGTTGCGTTTAGGGTTATTGGCTTTTATTTCGTGGATATTGAAATTGGATCAAACCTTATTCACCCTCTGGCAAATTGACTTTAGTGGTAAGGGCCTGATTTTAATAGCCGGAGGACTTTTCCTTTTATATAAAAGCACCAAAGAGATTTATTATAAATCCGAAATTGCCTCGGAAGAAACACCTGCCATTCCGGCAAAAATAAGTTTTGGTCGCATGCTTACCGAAGTCATCATTCTAGACATTGTATTTTCAATCGATTCTATTATTACTGCAGTAGGCATGGTACAAGAACTTTGGATTATGTACACGGCAGTAATCGTAACCGTAATCATTGTTTTGGCGGCCTCCAAACCAATCAGCAATTTTATAAGGCAGCATCCATCATTCAAAATTCTGGCATTGTGTTTTTTAATGATGATAGGAGTAGCATTGTTGGCCGAAGGAATGCACTTTAAAATTCCAAAAGGATACATTTACTTCTCTATGGCTTTTGCTTTTTTGGTAGATATCATTCAAATGAAAACGATAAAAAAGCCCCAAGGGTAA
- a CDS encoding ATP-binding cassette domain-containing protein codes for MGTIRLAKVKIYQNKNLVLSDVNLEMKQGEFTYIIGRTGSGKSSLLKILYGDLPLTNGEGEVAGFDLRKLRKSDIPKLRRKIGIVFQDFQLLSDRSARENLTFVLRCTGWDDTAKIDLRVNEMLERVGLGTKGFKKPHELSGGEQQRLVIARALLNEPELIIADEPTGNLDPETSVEIMGLLFEISKSGRSVLMATHNYFLIERFPSRVLRCEGGKVEEF; via the coding sequence ATGGGCACAATACGATTAGCTAAGGTAAAAATCTATCAAAACAAAAACCTTGTTCTATCAGATGTTAATCTCGAGATGAAACAAGGAGAATTTACCTACATTATTGGAAGAACAGGTAGCGGCAAAAGCAGTCTTTTAAAAATATTGTATGGCGACCTGCCATTAACCAATGGAGAAGGCGAAGTGGCTGGCTTTGATTTGCGAAAATTGCGCAAGAGCGATATTCCAAAATTGCGAAGAAAAATCGGAATCGTATTTCAGGATTTTCAATTGCTTAGCGATCGCTCGGCACGCGAAAACCTCACCTTTGTTTTGCGCTGCACCGGTTGGGACGATACTGCAAAAATAGATTTGCGCGTAAACGAAATGCTTGAGCGTGTAGGCCTTGGCACCAAAGGGTTTAAGAAGCCACACGAACTTTCGGGTGGCGAGCAACAGCGCCTGGTTATTGCACGTGCTTTGCTTAATGAACCCGAACTGATCATTGCCGATGAACCAACCGGTAACCTCGATCCGGAAACTTCGGTAGAAATTATGGGCCTGCTATTCGAAATCTCAAAATCCGGCCGAAGTGTGCTTATGGCTACGCATAACTACTTTCTTATAGAGCGATTTCCTTCGCGTGTATTACGTTGTGAAGGCGGAAAGGTTGAAGAATTTTAA
- a CDS encoding fructose-6-phosphate aldolase gives MYILKIKGIAKIPDYVQLRDDNFTLQAYFRVDRPEKALHKIGLGEHEAELIKLIQSLPYGKIEKLDF, from the coding sequence ATGTATATTTTGAAGATAAAAGGCATAGCCAAAATACCGGACTATGTGCAATTGCGTGACGACAACTTTACGCTGCAGGCATACTTTCGTGTTGACCGCCCCGAGAAGGCACTGCACAAAATTGGACTGGGCGAACATGAAGCTGAGTTGATAAAACTTATTCAAAGTTTGCCATACGGAAAAATTGAAAAACTAGATTTTTAA
- a CDS encoding pantoate--beta-alanine ligase, giving the protein MVIVIESISEMQSWVASQIASGKTIGFVPTMGALHAGHKQLVVRAEKENEVSVCSIFVNPTQFNNPTDLEKYPRTFDTDKAILNEAGCDVIFFPSEKEMYPEGRQMIPFDLQGLDTVMEGRFRPGHFAGVVTVVKKLFDAVPAHRAYFGEKDFQQLAIIRFMTQAFQLPIQIIGCPTIRETDGLAYSSRNIHLTPEERKAAPLIYQSISNMVHHKNSHSVNESIQATISEINATQILKVEYLDVVDAQTLQTVSRWSDAPILRVCIAVFTSKTRLIDNCAC; this is encoded by the coding sequence ATGGTCATAGTTATTGAAAGCATTAGTGAGATGCAGTCATGGGTGGCGTCTCAAATAGCATCCGGAAAAACGATTGGTTTTGTCCCTACGATGGGTGCCCTGCATGCAGGGCACAAGCAATTGGTGGTGCGTGCCGAGAAGGAAAATGAGGTAAGCGTGTGCAGTATATTTGTAAACCCTACCCAATTTAATAACCCTACAGACCTTGAAAAATATCCGCGTACATTTGATACTGATAAAGCAATATTAAATGAGGCAGGCTGCGATGTTATTTTTTTTCCTTCTGAAAAAGAAATGTATCCCGAAGGCAGACAGATGATACCATTTGATTTGCAAGGCCTCGATACGGTAATGGAAGGTAGATTCAGGCCGGGACATTTTGCAGGAGTTGTAACGGTGGTGAAAAAATTATTTGATGCCGTGCCTGCGCACCGTGCATACTTTGGCGAAAAGGATTTTCAACAACTCGCCATTATTCGATTTATGACACAGGCCTTTCAATTACCTATTCAAATTATTGGCTGCCCTACCATACGCGAAACAGATGGCCTTGCATACAGCTCGCGCAACATACACCTCACTCCCGAAGAACGTAAAGCAGCTCCACTTATATATCAAAGCATAAGTAACATGGTGCATCATAAAAATTCGCACAGTGTAAATGAATCCATTCAGGCCACCATATCAGAGATTAATGCCACGCAGATATTGAAGGTAGAATATTTGGATGTAGTAGATGCACAAACCCTGCAAACTGTGAGTCGCTGGAGCGATGCACCCATACTTCGGGTTTGCATTGCCGTGTTTACCAGCAAAACAAGGTTGATAGATAATTGCGCTTGCTAA
- a CDS encoding S41 family peptidase encodes MNKALRPLLYALLIVGGVFIGKFLSNPSHTAGLLPSSGGSGLKKVRDVLALIKEQYVDEIDEDLLANESIEKILENLDPHSAFIPAENLAAATEPLQGAFEGIGIEFHLQQDSVMVVSVIPGGPSDEAGIIPGDRIVKVNGKSFFGEKMTNDSVLHTLRGNGGTTVEIAVLRRNNTTLTNYKITRGKIPLNSLDAAYMITGTTGYIKLSRFGARTYEEFYEALKEQVNGGMKALILDLRGNPGGYMDAATEIVDEMLGENKMIVYTKGRARPRQEYKAKKTGLFENGPIIILIDEGSASASEIVAGALQDWDRATVVGRRSFGKGLVQEEASLPDGSAIRLTVARYYTPTGRSIQKPYINGNEAYQEDLLNRMKHGELINSDSIKFPDSLKFKTPGGRIVYGGGGIMPDEFVPIDTMHFNSYYENMIASGVVTQAAYNFVDENRKSLSQYANANEYSQKFELPAGTKQKLLSQGDKYRSKVTAAETTRADIKLMRLMKALIARQLFRDQGYFIVLNSEDETVKKALELTK; translated from the coding sequence ATGAATAAGGCTTTACGACCACTGCTATATGCACTGTTAATAGTAGGTGGTGTTTTTATTGGTAAGTTTTTAAGCAATCCATCGCATACTGCAGGGCTGCTGCCTTCGAGCGGAGGGTCGGGGTTAAAAAAAGTGCGCGATGTGCTGGCATTGATAAAAGAGCAATATGTAGATGAAATAGACGAGGATTTGTTAGCCAATGAGTCTATCGAAAAAATTCTTGAAAACCTTGACCCACATTCGGCATTTATACCAGCCGAAAATCTTGCTGCTGCCACCGAACCGCTTCAAGGAGCATTTGAGGGTATCGGCATCGAGTTTCACTTGCAACAAGATAGCGTTATGGTTGTGTCGGTTATTCCCGGTGGCCCGTCAGACGAGGCAGGCATTATTCCCGGAGACCGCATAGTAAAAGTAAATGGCAAAAGTTTCTTTGGTGAGAAAATGACCAATGACAGCGTATTGCATACCCTGCGAGGTAATGGAGGCACTACAGTAGAAATAGCAGTATTGCGCAGAAATAATACCACCCTTACCAATTACAAAATTACACGCGGAAAAATTCCACTCAACAGCCTCGATGCAGCATATATGATAACCGGTACAACTGGTTATATTAAGCTTAGCCGTTTTGGTGCACGCACCTACGAAGAATTTTATGAAGCACTTAAAGAGCAAGTAAACGGGGGCATGAAAGCGCTGATTTTAGATTTGCGTGGCAACCCGGGTGGCTATATGGATGCGGCAACCGAAATAGTAGATGAGATGCTTGGCGAAAACAAGATGATTGTATATACCAAAGGACGTGCAAGGCCTCGTCAGGAATACAAAGCAAAAAAAACAGGATTGTTTGAAAACGGCCCCATTATTATTTTGATAGACGAAGGCAGCGCCTCGGCTTCTGAAATTGTTGCCGGTGCTTTGCAGGATTGGGACCGTGCAACCGTAGTAGGGCGCAGGTCGTTTGGCAAAGGGTTGGTGCAGGAAGAAGCCTCTCTGCCAGATGGCTCAGCCATCAGGCTTACCGTTGCACGTTATTATACGCCCACCGGACGAAGCATACAAAAGCCCTATATCAATGGCAATGAAGCCTATCAGGAAGACTTGCTAAATCGAATGAAGCATGGCGAACTGATAAATAGCGATAGCATCAAGTTTCCCGATTCGTTAAAGTTTAAAACTCCGGGAGGGCGTATCGTATATGGTGGTGGTGGTATAATGCCCGATGAGTTTGTACCCATCGATACCATGCACTTTAACAGCTATTACGAAAACATGATAGCCTCGGGTGTGGTTACACAGGCAGCATACAATTTTGTTGATGAAAACCGCAAATCATTGAGCCAATATGCTAATGCCAACGAGTACAGCCAAAAATTTGAATTGCCTGCAGGCACTAAACAAAAGTTGTTGAGCCAGGGCGACAAATATCGCAGCAAGGTTACTGCTGCTGAAACCACACGAGCAGATATTAAATTAATGCGCCTAATGAAAGCGCTCATTGCGCGACAGTTGTTTCGCGATCAGGGATATTTTATTGTACTCAACAGCGAGGATGAAACTGTAAAAAAAGCCCTTGAGCTAACTAAATAA
- a CDS encoding dCMP deaminase family protein — MNLAVQLAQRSHCVKAQVGAVLTKDTRIVSLGYNGPPAGTHNCDEEFPETGCPRSLKGGCSLALHAEENAILYAVKNKVDVQGATLYVTLSPCLPCARTIYTMGIKRVVYLHSYAEFKSIAVEEGIDFLQRFGVMVSKYENTETLVSTDKE, encoded by the coding sequence ATGAACCTTGCTGTGCAATTGGCGCAACGTTCGCATTGTGTAAAAGCACAAGTAGGAGCAGTTCTTACCAAGGATACGCGTATTGTATCGCTAGGGTACAACGGGCCACCTGCCGGCACTCACAATTGCGATGAAGAATTTCCTGAAACGGGCTGCCCTCGCAGTCTTAAGGGAGGCTGTTCGCTTGCGCTTCATGCCGAAGAAAACGCAATTCTATATGCTGTAAAAAACAAAGTGGATGTACAAGGAGCAACACTGTATGTTACGCTATCGCCTTGTTTGCCTTGTGCTCGCACCATCTATACCATGGGCATTAAGCGTGTAGTGTACCTGCACTCGTATGCCGAATTTAAAAGTATAGCAGTAGAAGAGGGCATCGATTTTTTACAACGTTTTGGTGTCATGGTTTCGAAATATGAAAATACCGAAACGCTAGTAAGTACAGATAAAGAGTAA
- a CDS encoding O-antigen ligase family protein, with the protein MPGQLLSVTTKRQQYAFAIYLTGLVLLAISLPLSKWLMSVSQFVIAGSWLIYGTYFSRLKGLFLNKLFMVFASVYLLHLLGMLWTTDVDYGLNDLRIKLPLLFFPFMLMSMPLPEKKHFRWVLLAFVGAVFASTMVSLFVYLGWWKAVVRDSRDISIFISHIRLSLMVVLAIFILLHYLHDFSKIIIAIAVAAIAWFIYFLFLLNSFTGIVILIACGIYFISKKIFTRAHLPYAIGLSACFIAATCWFFIYVKNIIANENNCVEQQLFETKLTTASGASYTFNDRLNGCENGFKCGNYICEPELQQEWNKRSQYNYDSLDNKKNYIRFTLIRYLTSKGLKKDSAALASLDVSDIEAIESSITNYKLKKVSPFVLRLHQTAYEYKNALISNNLNGSSVMMRFIYWKASIQIWKEKFLTGHGTGDNKLVFNKWYTAHPVLEEKWQLRSHNQYLAIAVSFGLIGLAIFFFGILYPVYAARAYLAWLFNIFLITALMSFINEDTLETQAGVTFFVFFYSLFMLLFRKSEKKD; encoded by the coding sequence ATGCCCGGACAACTACTTAGTGTAACCACCAAACGGCAGCAATATGCATTTGCCATCTACCTTACAGGGTTGGTGCTATTGGCTATTTCGTTGCCGCTTAGCAAGTGGCTGATGAGCGTAAGTCAGTTTGTGATAGCCGGCAGTTGGCTTATTTATGGAACTTATTTTAGTAGATTAAAAGGATTATTCTTGAACAAACTTTTCATGGTTTTTGCCTCTGTTTATTTGCTGCACCTCCTGGGCATGTTATGGACCACAGATGTTGATTATGGCTTAAATGACCTGCGAATCAAATTACCCTTGTTGTTTTTTCCTTTCATGCTAATGAGTATGCCCTTGCCTGAAAAAAAACATTTTCGATGGGTATTACTCGCTTTTGTCGGAGCAGTATTCGCCTCAACAATGGTTTCGCTGTTTGTCTATCTGGGTTGGTGGAAAGCAGTAGTGCGCGACTCTCGCGATATTTCTATATTCATTTCCCATATACGTTTATCGCTGATGGTGGTGCTTGCCATTTTTATTCTGTTGCATTACCTCCACGATTTTTCTAAAATCATAATAGCAATAGCAGTTGCAGCGATAGCATGGTTTATTTATTTTTTGTTTTTGCTTAACTCATTTACAGGTATTGTAATCCTGATAGCTTGTGGCATTTATTTTATTTCGAAAAAAATATTTACCCGCGCCCACCTTCCTTATGCAATAGGACTTTCAGCTTGCTTTATAGCAGCTACCTGTTGGTTTTTTATTTATGTAAAAAATATAATTGCCAACGAAAATAATTGTGTAGAGCAACAATTGTTTGAAACAAAATTAACGACTGCGTCAGGAGCAAGCTATACATTTAATGACCGCCTTAATGGTTGCGAGAATGGTTTTAAGTGTGGTAATTATATTTGTGAACCCGAGCTTCAACAGGAGTGGAACAAGCGCAGCCAATACAATTATGATAGCCTTGACAATAAAAAAAATTATATCCGATTTACACTTATCCGTTACCTTACCTCCAAGGGATTGAAAAAAGATAGTGCTGCTCTTGCATCTTTAGATGTAAGTGATATTGAAGCTATTGAAAGTAGTATTACCAATTACAAACTAAAAAAGGTTTCACCCTTTGTGCTGCGCCTGCACCAAACAGCATACGAGTATAAGAATGCATTGATATCAAACAATCTGAATGGCTCGTCTGTTATGATGCGTTTTATTTATTGGAAAGCTTCTATCCAAATCTGGAAGGAAAAATTTTTAACAGGACATGGTACCGGTGACAATAAGTTGGTGTTTAATAAATGGTACACAGCTCATCCTGTATTGGAAGAGAAATGGCAACTGCGCTCACATAATCAATATTTAGCAATTGCGGTAAGCTTTGGTTTAATCGGATTAGCTATTTTCTTTTTTGGAATTCTTTACCCTGTTTATGCTGCCAGAGCATACCTCGCCTGGCTGTTCAATATTTTTCTAATTACAGCGCTCATGTCTTTTATTAACGAAGACACGCTTGAAACGCAAGCAGGGGTTACTTTTTTTGTTTTCTTCTACAGTCTGTTTATGCTGCTATTTAGAAAGAGCGAGAAAAAGGACTAA
- a CDS encoding MMPL family transporter — protein MFSLIARFILRNRTLLLIILGSITAVMIYFASQVQLSYEFAKILPDNDKTNIAYEQFKSTFGEDGVVMVVGLDDKNFYTLDKYNDWYALGNEIKKIDGIEAVASVSKLINLVRNDSLQAFEIVPLINGPLQTQAQVDSIKEFLMAHRFYDGIIFNKGDDAHLMAITFDKKKINSKSRIDMVHEIRKKAEVYATKYNQTLHYSGMPYIRTLLSQKIANELVLFLTLALVVCAIILLFLFRSFNVMLFSLLVVFTGVIWSVGCIVMLGYKITILTGLIPSLITVIGIPNCILLINKYQHEYQRHQNKALALARMIQRIGFTTFLANLTTSIGFGVFYFTRSKLLVEFGLIAAINVMATYAISLILIPIVFSYLPAPKVRHVKHIQSPTATRVAAWINQLVHHHYKRVFIAVIIFTAIGIAGMFKMNVLGYVVDDLPDNDPIYTDLKFFEKHFHGVLPFEISIDTREPKGVFDVMFLRKVKRWKTCCANTPFLANLWL, from the coding sequence ATGTTTAGTCTAATTGCCAGGTTCATACTCCGTAATCGTACGTTATTACTCATCATACTGGGCAGTATAACGGCAGTTATGATATACTTTGCAAGTCAGGTGCAGCTTAGCTATGAATTTGCCAAAATCCTTCCCGACAATGACAAAACTAATATTGCTTATGAGCAGTTTAAAAGCACCTTTGGCGAAGATGGAGTAGTAATGGTAGTTGGGTTGGATGATAAAAACTTCTACACCCTTGATAAGTACAACGATTGGTATGCCCTTGGCAACGAGATAAAAAAAATTGATGGCATAGAGGCGGTAGCTTCAGTAAGCAAACTCATCAACCTGGTGCGCAACGATTCGTTGCAAGCATTTGAAATAGTTCCACTTATAAATGGTCCCTTGCAAACACAAGCTCAGGTTGACAGTATTAAAGAGTTCCTGATGGCACATCGCTTTTACGATGGCATTATTTTTAACAAAGGCGATGATGCACATTTAATGGCCATCACTTTTGACAAGAAAAAAATCAATTCGAAAAGCAGAATTGATATGGTGCATGAGATTCGTAAAAAGGCTGAAGTTTATGCAACTAAGTATAATCAAACCCTGCACTACAGTGGTATGCCTTATATACGCACCTTGCTTAGCCAAAAGATAGCCAATGAATTAGTGTTGTTTTTAACACTCGCACTAGTGGTATGTGCCATCATATTACTTTTTTTATTTCGCTCATTTAATGTAATGCTTTTTTCGCTGTTGGTTGTGTTTACAGGAGTAATTTGGTCGGTAGGTTGTATTGTAATGCTCGGTTATAAAATTACTATTTTAACCGGACTTATTCCCTCGTTAATTACGGTAATCGGTATTCCCAATTGCATCTTACTCATTAATAAATATCAGCACGAATATCAGCGGCATCAAAACAAAGCACTTGCACTTGCCCGTATGATACAACGCATAGGCTTTACCACGTTTCTTGCTAACCTTACTACAAGTATCGGTTTTGGAGTGTTTTATTTTACGCGCAGCAAATTACTGGTCGAGTTTGGGCTTATAGCAGCTATTAATGTAATGGCCACGTATGCCATATCGCTCATTTTAATTCCTATTGTATTTAGTTACCTGCCTGCTCCCAAGGTTAGGCATGTAAAGCACATACAATCACCGACTGCCACCCGTGTTGCAGCATGGATTAATCAATTAGTACACCACCATTACAAACGTGTATTTATTGCTGTTATCATTTTTACAGCAATTGGTATAGCCGGAATGTTTAAAATGAATGTGTTGGGCTATGTTGTCGATGACCTTCCTGACAACGACCCTATTTATACCGATCTTAAATTTTTTGAAAAACATTTTCATGGTGTATTGCCCTTCGAAATTTCGATTGATACACGCGAACCCAAAGGCGTATTTGATGTCATGTTTTTGCGGAAGGTAAAAAGATGGAAGACATGTTGCGCGAATACCCCGTTTTTAGCAAACCTCTGGCTGTAA